In the genome of Rhodamnia argentea isolate NSW1041297 chromosome 3, ASM2092103v1, whole genome shotgun sequence, one region contains:
- the LOC115752400 gene encoding disease resistance protein RGA5-like codes for MLALAMRCVLRVFCLLIRFCSIHLQMKIVMKVEMSCGKCRTKALQIAAQADGAEFVGFDEERRDEVVVMGRGVDAVKIVSALRKKVGKTRLISVED; via the exons ATGCTTGCTCTTGCAATGAGATGTGTTCTTCGTGTTTTCTGTCTCCTAATACGGTTTTGTTCCATTCATCTACAGATGAAGATCGTGATGAAGGTCGAGATGAGTTGCGGGAAGTGCAGGACCAAGGCATTGCAGATCGCTGCTCAGGCAGATG GTGCAGAGTTCGTGGGGTTCGACGAGGAGCGTCGAGATGAAGTGGTGGTGATGGGGAGAGGAGTTGATGCTGTGAAGATTGTGAGCGCATTGAGGAAGAAGGTCGGGAAGACGAGGCTGATAAGCGTTGAGGATTAA